Part of the Oncorhynchus masou masou isolate Uvic2021 unplaced genomic scaffold, UVic_Omas_1.1 unplaced_scaffold_1119, whole genome shotgun sequence genome, AGGCATCTCCTCGGGCCAGCTATCTCCCCCTTCTGGGGGCGGTGCCCGAATGCAAGGCATCTCCTCTGGCCAGCTATCTCCCCCTTCTGGGGGCGGTGCCCGAATGCAAGGCATCTCCTCGGGCCAGCTATCTCCCCCTTCTGGGGGCGGTGCCCGAATGCAAGGCATCTCCTCTGGCCAGCTATCTCCCCCTTCTGGGGGCGGTGCCCGAATGCAAGGCATCTCCTCTGGCCAGCTATCTCCCCCTTCTGGGGGCGGTGCCCGAATGCAAGGCATCTCCTCAGGCCAGCTCTCCGGCCCCCACTCAAGAGGCGGAGCCAGTGGTGACGGTGTGTGCTGATCCAGCGAAGGAGGTGTCCTCAGAGCCCCTTTTTGTGCTACCGCATCATAATGGATAGTAATAATGGATAGTAATAATGAATAGTAGTAATGGATAGTAATAATGAATAGGCTGTTATCAAGCTGGGGATCAATACCCAATACCCACTAGGAAAAAGTAACAATATTCTATGAAGTTcatgtgatctctctctctctctctctctctctctctctctgtgtctctgtgtctctgtctcttactgtctctctctctctctgtgtgtctctgtctcttactgtctctctctctctctctgtctctgtctctctctccctctctctctctctctctttttctctctctctgtgtagctctctgtgtctctgtctcttactgtctctctctctctctctctgtctctctctctctctctctctctctctctctctctctctctctctctctctgtgtctctttctctctctctctctctctctctctctgtctctctctgtgtctctgtctctctctctctctctctctctctctctctctctctctctctctctctctctctcctcaagtCTTTGTAGAATGTGTCTCTCTATTTATAGTCAGCCCGgtcatctctctccattccttggAGTCTGGAACGTCTGCATGCcttaccccccacacacacacacacacacacacacacacacacacccccacacacacacacacacacacacacacacacacacacatacccccctcacacacacacacacacacacacacacacacatacccccccctcacacacacacatccatcatACCCCCTCACCACAACCCTTGTATTTAACATCCATCGGCCCAACCCTTGTATTTAAATAactttgactgactgactgactgaccacctccctgtctcctcagagagagagagagagagagagagagagagagagagagagagagaggtggttttTGGGCCACATGGCTTGGTTGTCAGTGAGAGTGTGTActgcaacagacagacacacagagagccaaAGTGTGGTCGTGGACCTAAGGACTTCAAACTTGACCATCGGAAGACAAACAAGGTGACTGGACCGGATTATATTGGATCATTACATGATATTACATACTGGGATTATGACAAAATGACGATGACCCAAAGGTAACTCACAGATGagaatgtactgtactgttccgTCCAAGAGAAGAGAAGCTCTGACAGAGACTGAAAGAGTCCTCAAAAGAGGAAAAGGTTGGCCGGCTCTTTTGAATTCAGCAGTTGGATGTAAATACTGGATTTTATAAATGTCCAGTATTCAAAGACTCAAGAAATACATATATTATATGTCAATCTTCTAAGGATTCAAATATATATCAGAGGACTGAAGAAATATATATATCTAAGGACACAATAAACATATGGACTCAAGAAGATATTGTGACTACACAagagtgttgtgatgtgtctgaaCAGTGGATGAGTCCAGGCTGCTCCACACACGTGATCCAGAGAGCGTTTCACCCACGAGGGACGGCTGCGTTCTGACGTGTTTTCTTTGTGACATACCGTGAGTCGACGACACATAAATAGAGACCCAGAAAATACCCAGAGTCCCTAGCGTCCCGGCAGAGACAGCAGAGCGAGAAGCAACGCACACTCACGCACAAACACACCTGGTTCATGAGTCGATACATTCAAGACTTGATTTGTGTTGTCACGTTTTCCACTTCATCCTACTCCAGTATAGCACAGGCTCCCCCTTAACCCACAAACtctcacctctgacctctaacccttgaCCTCTGACCCCCGATCTCTGGCCCCTGACCTCTGAACCCTGACTCCTGACTATGAGCCCTCAGGGGGGTCAGTACCTCAACAAGGCTGCGGTCTTCTCCTCGCTTGGCGCCGCCCGCCTCTCCCAGCTGGCCCTGGGCTGCTCAGTGGTTGCCATGGTGAGCCACAGTGCGGGCTACAGCGGTGGGTCGTACGGCGTGTTCTGCATGGCGGTGTGGTGCGCGTGCTTCGGCATGACGACGGTGGTGTTCTTCCTGGACGCCACCCGTCTCCACGCCTGTCTGCCCATCTCCTGGGATAACCTGACGGTGGCATTCGCCGCCCTGGCGACCCTCATGTACGTATGACATCACCATAATCATCGTTACACGTCATCATGTATGCATAGCATCATCAAAATGAGACAAAAAAGTGTTAGACATACATTATTATGTCATAAAGTAGACATGGGCCTTTCACTGACTAACCATGACACCATTGACTAACCGTGACATCACTAACATGACATCACTAAACATGACATCGCTGACTCACacaatccccctcctctcctcttcctctcctcttcctctcctcttcctccaggtATGTGACAGCCTCGGTGGTTTACCCAGTCTACTTTGTCAGAGCAGAGTGCCCCTACGGAGGCTGTGAGGTCCGGAACTTCCGCATCGCCGTCACTGTCTGCTCCATCGCCGGCTCCCTGGCCTACGGCGCCGAGGTGATCCTCTCGCGGGCCAAACCAGGCCGGGTCGTGGGCTACATGGCAACCGTCTCCGGCCTCCTCAAGGTCGTCCAGGGCTTCGTGGCGTGCATTATCTTCGGAGCGCTGGCGAATGGGACCGAGTATTCTCGTCACGTAGCGACGATTTACTGCGTGGTCGTCTACGCCGTCTGCTTCGCCATGACGACCGTCGTGGTTATATTGACCGTGTCCGGTCGCACCGGGTGTCTGAAGTTACCGTTCGACcggtttgttgttgtttacacgCTCTTGGCGGTTCTTCTCTACCTCAGCGCCTCCGTCGTCTGGCCCGTGTTCTGCTTCGACAGGAAGTACGGATCGCCAGAGCGCCCGTCGTCATGCCCGCGGGGCCGGTGTCCATGGGATAGTAAGGTGGTCGTTGCAGTGTTTAGCTTCGTCAACCTGGCGCTGTACGTCGCCGACCTGGTGTACTCACAACGGATACGTTTCGTAACCCAGCAACCACGGGTGTAGAGCAGAATGGGACGGAACAGAATGGGATACAACGTTATTGTACAGCCAGAAGTGAACATTCACACAAAGACAATATGCATTGTCTTCCACCACCAACCACTGGTGAGGTGTAGAATAGGAGGAGGAGTAACTACTGAGTCAGAGAGAAAGGGGCGTTGACtattcatcaatcaatcaaatgtatttataaagccctatttacatcagcagatgtcacaaagggctgtacagaaactcagcctaaaaccccaaacagcaagatgcagatgtagaagcacggtggtgaggaagaactccctagaaaggcagggaacctaggaagaaacctagagaggaaccagactctgagaggtcagtcctcttctggctgtgccgggtggagattgtaacagtACAAGGCCATTAAGGCTTTTGATTGAGTACATCACCTACTTGCATGAATGTGTCACCCTCTTTTAATAATGGGCTTATATCTCACAACCATGTAACCATTGAGATGTAAAATATTCTTATTCAGTCTTTGTGCACATAACAGCCAGCTAACCCTGCTACGACACCCCATTCGGGTGACACTCAGTGACTGACCCCTCTCACACCACTCTAGATATGATGGGGGATGGATGACATCACTAAACATGACATCACTGACTAACacaatccctctcctctccttctcctctccttctgacTAGCCTAACACACCCTACCAGACCACACCATTGGCATCTCTAGCTAAATCCCTATTATGCTGCCTCCCCCCCAACTCCCTGCCCCTCCAGCCCAGACTACCACCACTCTATCTGGAGTGGAAGATTTGAGAGAGTAGCTCTACTTCACCAACCCATGACACACTCCACTCTCCGTTTCCCCAGTACCAGCCACCCCCTGCCCCTCTACCCCCAgaactccccctctcttcctgggGTGTGAGGGGAGAGTTTGGCCTCTGTAGCAGCCAGCTGGTTGGGGCTTCTCTGTCAGCAGAACCAGAAGGAGAGGAACAGCACGGAATCTGACCAGCTCATCACACTCTCACTGGGGTCTGCACATTTACATTGagtcccccaccctctctctgtctctctctctttctctct contains:
- the LOC135529210 gene encoding myeloid-associated differentiation marker-like protein 2 translates to MSPQGGQYLNKAAVFSSLGAARLSQLALGCSVVAMVSHSAGYSGGSYGVFCMAVWCACFGMTTVVFFLDATRLHACLPISWDNLTVAFAALATLMYVTASVVYPVYFVRAECPYGGCEVRNFRIAVTVCSIAGSLAYGAEVILSRAKPGRVVGYMATVSGLLKVVQGFVACIIFGALANGTEYSRHVATIYCVVVYAVCFAMTTVVVILTVSGRTGCLKLPFDRFVVVYTLLAVLLYLSASVVWPVFCFDRKYGSPERPSSCPRGRCPWDSKVVVAVFSFVNLALYVADLVYSQRIRFVTQQPRV